A single genomic interval of Cellvibrio sp. PSBB023 harbors:
- a CDS encoding FG-GAP-like repeat-containing protein gives MFSIIKKISQVLCLLAFIPAAQANKVTVENYDIYIGDLNSDGAADYYFHQKPLVLILHGDIATPILVPQTGHFAVYRSADSYSDPQLISLSEAEIAQKLASAALRPALNPADFTAWSSGVSDENFVLLRGADSAAPALLLQTIAGNVLPNKVHVYSTINYPNISNRAVPLRIVDINNDGRMDIVLGSYTSDVGETAYLADATQIPKEFFEVTPATTKPSVGLNSTDGISYHVGTVAGEFRVDESGSATYNIPINLPAGVAGVTPQVSLGYSSGAGTGVLGKGGSLNAFSTISRCRKTLVHDTKTEAITWTSEDRFCLDGQRLILISGTYGSANSTYKTEMDSFVTVTVVGDVLAGSGYFKSVSKDGSTSFFGRTSNSKFFNAAGGVSKTLTWAQSRFQDNIGNGIDYIYEGSSTDGQRLKTIQYAYSAPSLNTAVIPQSGTSSASVHFEYETRPDPSFSLVAGYRFDQTQRLRRVIVKNQNSEVRRYVIDYMSATTSDSRYQNKVSRMERIRECSGQFNCLVPTTFMWGGGSHLNMASLINNVNLNDANANKYLLNYFFADVTGNGKQDLVYLMFESGSATSASVSVRIKYADEDESVARSSVFYLYNKNIANIRLASIDYNADGRQDLALYDGSNWKIYLATPRSNNKWTIDASSTLIDVGITTADTSFIDINGDGLADAVTKDFYRLLVRNAESNTSNKAYSFGSSVNFLWDERSTFPGMDGPIAVNIGCGQSSYSKRISPGRAADFNGDGVVDFIGEYSQTATCHPPSAPAPQVLTKTLSYALVVINGQIKNYGNISLSGTDITPVDINGDGLSDLVYLSAGSYYYRINNGTGFDDAVLWATLPTYTSGPKATPQYLDFNGDGFVDIVWHNRNDGKIYARLFGDTQDVVIKSNAGTAQNDAHMIMDVTGDGLYDHLRVTSTSLNTYKGVLSVTGAPIPCHYYSTPVGMQCVGGNPNPSVPVPDNEQHTNVYSIDTGLGAVTRINYGTLSNSGRYTTTDVNLSVTTEVRPTGCPQDRGYPCSPTYTTVVTDSSDFYSRLNGGWQLPAGSSTLVANNANKGAPVLEVNGAIQVVTAVESSAPVAGALPGNVNQNAMSKVDYYYGEAKMQASGRGFLGFGTLKTIDAQTNITTLSTYRQDFPFTGKPLSTVVFKDSGASTSLLSSASNKWAYKEFTGADNTKYYQPYISDAEEKTFDYTNAALLQTIASNNQYDDFGNLIESTVVTSGLKANGTTATTLTSKTVNNYGTSNEYKRFGRLTSSTVTTTRDGTSASRSSTFTYYGASDSNGAEYLLKSEAVNVTGLASTTTTYEYDVFGNKTKTTTQASDTLKTKSVVNNFGTTGRYLVSTTNDLQQSSQINARDIFGNVKKATDINQIQSETFYDAMGSEYLRKDDTGAWARTDVAFCNTTTCSSLVGAKYRVYKRVAGGGKAYEYFDALGRVIRSSKLGLDGWVHIDTEYDNLSRIKRQSVPFSGAAAEYWTENSYDPMGRLVSVVAPDGSKTDFAYDGNTTTTTNALLQKRKETRNGLGQLEKVEDHLGGVVEYQYDLFGNLTQAQTTADGSSVAVKICYDALGRKVAMHDPDKGGFKGNGGLTCGQVVGVSPRKAGWWYYSYNAFGELVEQVDPKGQKVKNYYDQLGRMTGRIDYLASGAIEGLSQWFYEGGVGSHNPGIKGALTAVVMNTATNITTVQAETFINNGAASCNESAASCHKTLYHFDIYSRPSETTVYFPGSNKPYVSSVQYDNFGRPYRQYDALDNLIRDSNGRETPSGIQTHYNTNGYAFKTTDIATGRALSTTLKTNVLGQVTEELRGNGLRSISTYDIKTGLLTNQKTLNALNLTNVQNNVYGWDTVGNLRYRQNLSGKTATPAAGNSSMSSYSQSESFCYDGLNRLIKTNAGTTSTSMCASLALSAQDLRYDGHGNIKYKKDVGDYSYDSGTTAGPHAVTLAGGKSYAYDANGNNISGDGRELEYTSYDMVSKITKGFNSTEFKYGPDRTRWQRNDFRGSTIITTYIGNVERIQVATNVVEWKRNVAGVVYSYRTDNNNQLLANDARYIYTDHLGSVDLITDAAGEVGGQYSKISHAMSFDAWGARRNFTQWNDANFTFALSAVTVPGFEPITRRGYTGHEMVDDMGIIHMNGRIYDSKLGRFLQADPFIQAATNTQSFNRYSYLLNNPLNATDPSGYFLKKLWNKIRPFVGAIVGVILTVYCPPCTASIWGAMGAGAAAGAAGAAANGGNILKGAFTGAISAAAFYGVGSAFQGVEGSGNFLGSGLKAGAFAGKVIAHGMVGGVMSVLQGGKFGHGFASAGVTQAFSGAIDGIGGNKMSSAYYEGGNRALRIAAAATVGGTTSVITGGKFANGAITGAFSRAFNDEAHHRKYEEQQRARMEAFYKKHPSPSFWKVLSEEAPVVLKEWGTESGQVAGEMSRLSGHAAGVALIAGQPEIAGPLGLFSSVTGAFSVGMGLLYGDPLAAVDSAGGLMLGEGNRFARENFVKMLPAPAKAPVNIFMVSADVGIQEILYQSGK, from the coding sequence TCAAAAACCTCTCGTTCTAATCCTTCATGGTGATATCGCTACACCAATATTGGTGCCGCAAACAGGGCATTTTGCCGTCTATCGCTCTGCGGATAGTTATAGTGATCCTCAATTAATTTCTTTGAGCGAAGCTGAAATTGCGCAGAAATTGGCATCAGCTGCTCTGCGTCCTGCATTGAACCCTGCCGATTTTACAGCCTGGTCATCCGGTGTTTCAGACGAGAATTTTGTGCTTTTACGGGGTGCCGACTCAGCTGCACCAGCCTTATTGCTTCAAACAATTGCCGGTAATGTTTTACCCAATAAGGTGCACGTCTATTCTACGATTAACTACCCCAATATTAGTAATCGCGCTGTCCCCTTGCGCATCGTGGATATTAATAATGATGGGCGTATGGATATCGTGTTGGGCTCTTATACATCAGATGTTGGTGAGACAGCTTATTTGGCTGATGCTACCCAAATCCCGAAAGAGTTTTTTGAAGTAACGCCAGCAACAACGAAACCAAGTGTTGGACTCAACTCGACTGATGGAATTTCCTACCATGTAGGAACGGTAGCTGGTGAGTTTCGTGTCGATGAGTCAGGATCAGCAACCTACAATATTCCCATTAATCTGCCTGCCGGGGTTGCAGGTGTTACACCACAAGTTTCACTGGGGTATTCCAGCGGAGCTGGTACAGGCGTTCTCGGTAAAGGCGGCTCCTTGAATGCCTTTTCAACCATCTCTCGTTGTAGAAAAACCTTGGTACACGACACTAAAACTGAAGCAATAACATGGACATCTGAGGATCGTTTTTGTCTTGATGGACAGCGCCTTATTTTGATCTCAGGGACCTATGGGAGCGCAAATAGTACCTATAAAACTGAGATGGATAGTTTTGTCACTGTTACAGTCGTGGGGGACGTTTTAGCAGGCTCAGGGTACTTTAAGTCAGTGAGTAAAGATGGCTCTACTAGCTTTTTTGGCAGAACTTCTAATTCAAAGTTTTTTAATGCTGCAGGGGGAGTGTCCAAAACTCTCACTTGGGCGCAAAGCCGTTTTCAAGACAATATTGGTAATGGCATTGACTATATCTATGAAGGCTCCTCTACTGATGGGCAGCGGCTAAAAACAATACAGTATGCCTACAGCGCGCCATCCCTCAATACTGCAGTGATACCACAGTCTGGTACTAGTAGTGCATCTGTTCATTTCGAATATGAGACTCGACCTGATCCATCCTTTTCTCTTGTGGCGGGTTACCGGTTTGATCAGACGCAAAGGTTGCGCAGAGTTATTGTGAAAAATCAAAACAGTGAGGTTCGTCGATATGTAATTGATTATATGTCTGCCACTACAAGTGATTCTCGCTATCAAAATAAAGTTAGTCGTATGGAGCGTATACGTGAATGTAGCGGCCAGTTTAACTGTTTGGTACCAACAACCTTTATGTGGGGCGGTGGTTCACATTTAAATATGGCATCACTTATTAATAATGTTAATTTGAATGATGCAAACGCCAATAAATATTTATTGAATTACTTTTTTGCTGATGTGACCGGTAATGGAAAGCAGGATTTAGTGTATTTAATGTTTGAATCAGGCAGTGCTACATCGGCAAGTGTCTCAGTTCGTATCAAATATGCTGATGAGGATGAGAGTGTTGCCCGGTCATCTGTTTTTTATCTGTATAACAAGAATATTGCCAATATCCGTTTGGCTAGTATTGATTACAATGCTGATGGTCGTCAGGATCTGGCGCTGTACGATGGCAGCAACTGGAAAATATATTTAGCAACCCCCCGCTCTAATAATAAATGGACTATTGATGCAAGCAGTACATTAATCGATGTGGGAATAACAACAGCTGATACTAGCTTCATTGATATTAATGGCGACGGCTTGGCCGATGCGGTAACAAAAGATTTTTATCGTTTACTGGTGAGAAACGCTGAATCGAACACATCTAATAAGGCATATTCCTTTGGCTCCTCTGTTAACTTCCTATGGGATGAAAGATCAACATTCCCTGGTATGGATGGTCCTATCGCTGTCAACATAGGCTGCGGTCAAAGTAGTTATAGTAAGCGGATTTCCCCCGGACGGGCCGCTGATTTTAATGGCGATGGGGTTGTTGATTTTATTGGTGAATATAGCCAGACGGCAACCTGTCATCCTCCATCAGCACCAGCTCCTCAGGTGCTTACAAAAACGCTCTCCTACGCGCTTGTTGTAATTAATGGGCAAATAAAAAATTATGGGAATATTAGCTTAAGTGGGACAGATATTACTCCCGTTGATATTAACGGCGATGGTTTATCTGACCTAGTATATCTCTCTGCTGGAAGTTATTACTACAGAATAAACAACGGGACTGGTTTTGATGATGCTGTGTTATGGGCCACTTTGCCTACCTACACATCTGGACCAAAAGCAACGCCGCAGTATCTTGATTTTAACGGCGACGGATTCGTTGATATTGTTTGGCATAACCGTAATGACGGGAAAATATACGCTCGCCTTTTTGGTGATACACAAGACGTCGTTATCAAGAGCAATGCAGGTACGGCGCAAAATGATGCGCACATGATCATGGATGTAACAGGGGATGGTTTATATGATCATTTACGGGTGACATCTACATCACTTAATACCTACAAAGGTGTGCTTTCTGTGACTGGCGCGCCCATTCCATGCCATTACTACTCCACGCCAGTAGGAATGCAATGTGTAGGCGGGAATCCCAATCCCTCTGTTCCTGTCCCCGACAATGAACAACATACAAATGTATACTCCATTGATACTGGCTTGGGTGCTGTTACCCGGATTAATTACGGCACGCTCTCCAATAGTGGTCGTTATACCACTACAGATGTAAATTTGTCCGTTACGACAGAAGTCAGGCCTACAGGTTGTCCTCAAGACAGAGGATATCCTTGCTCACCAACCTATACGACTGTGGTCACTGACTCCAGTGACTTCTATTCCAGGTTAAATGGTGGGTGGCAATTACCTGCTGGCAGTTCAACGTTAGTTGCCAATAACGCAAATAAAGGCGCTCCGGTTCTTGAGGTAAATGGGGCAATACAAGTGGTTACTGCGGTGGAAAGCAGTGCACCTGTTGCAGGCGCATTGCCAGGGAATGTCAATCAAAATGCCATGAGTAAGGTGGATTATTACTACGGCGAAGCAAAGATGCAGGCCTCAGGGCGAGGCTTCCTTGGTTTTGGGACCCTGAAAACTATAGATGCCCAAACCAACATCACAACATTATCAACATACCGGCAAGACTTCCCCTTTACTGGCAAACCATTGTCGACGGTTGTATTTAAGGATAGTGGTGCCAGTACCTCGCTTTTGAGTAGCGCTTCCAACAAATGGGCCTATAAAGAGTTTACGGGTGCTGACAATACAAAATACTATCAACCATATATCAGTGACGCAGAAGAAAAAACTTTTGATTATACAAATGCAGCGCTCTTGCAAACTATTGCCAGCAATAATCAGTACGATGATTTCGGTAATTTGATTGAATCGACAGTCGTTACATCTGGCCTGAAGGCGAATGGTACAACTGCCACAACATTAACGAGTAAAACCGTTAATAATTATGGCACTTCAAATGAATACAAAAGGTTTGGACGGCTAACTTCATCGACAGTTACTACGACACGTGATGGCACATCAGCAAGCAGGTCTTCAACATTTACCTATTACGGTGCATCAGATTCAAATGGCGCAGAGTATTTGCTGAAATCAGAGGCCGTAAATGTCACTGGCTTGGCAAGTACAACTACGACTTATGAATACGATGTCTTCGGAAATAAAACAAAAACAACAACGCAAGCTAGCGATACTCTTAAGACTAAATCTGTTGTTAACAATTTTGGTACAACAGGGCGCTACTTGGTTTCTACAACAAATGATTTGCAGCAATCATCACAAATTAATGCACGAGATATTTTTGGCAATGTTAAAAAAGCTACTGATATAAATCAGATTCAAAGCGAAACATTTTACGATGCCATGGGTAGCGAGTATCTGCGTAAGGACGATACCGGAGCATGGGCACGTACAGATGTAGCCTTCTGTAATACGACAACTTGTTCGTCGTTAGTCGGAGCTAAATATCGTGTTTATAAGCGAGTTGCCGGAGGGGGTAAAGCTTATGAATATTTTGATGCGCTCGGTCGTGTAATACGTTCAAGTAAGCTAGGGTTAGATGGTTGGGTTCACATAGATACCGAGTACGATAATCTAAGTCGGATCAAGCGTCAGTCAGTTCCTTTTAGTGGAGCTGCAGCGGAATACTGGACTGAAAATAGTTACGATCCTATGGGACGTTTGGTTTCCGTGGTTGCACCAGATGGCTCAAAAACGGATTTTGCATATGACGGTAATACCACAACCACCACTAATGCGCTTCTGCAAAAACGCAAAGAGACTCGCAATGGATTGGGACAACTGGAAAAAGTAGAGGATCACCTTGGTGGGGTTGTAGAGTATCAATACGATCTATTCGGTAATTTGACTCAGGCTCAAACAACAGCTGATGGCTCCAGTGTTGCCGTAAAAATCTGTTATGACGCGTTAGGGCGTAAGGTGGCAATGCATGACCCGGATAAGGGCGGCTTTAAAGGAAACGGAGGTTTAACCTGCGGTCAGGTCGTTGGTGTTTCTCCCAGAAAAGCAGGTTGGTGGTACTACAGCTACAACGCTTTTGGTGAGCTGGTTGAGCAGGTAGACCCTAAAGGCCAGAAAGTTAAAAATTATTATGATCAATTAGGTCGTATGACGGGGCGTATTGATTATTTGGCATCAGGGGCTATCGAAGGGCTATCACAATGGTTCTACGAGGGTGGTGTTGGTTCGCATAACCCTGGTATTAAAGGCGCACTCACTGCTGTTGTAATGAATACAGCAACCAACATAACTACAGTTCAAGCAGAGACCTTCATTAATAACGGGGCTGCAAGTTGTAATGAGAGCGCAGCGTCTTGCCATAAAACGTTGTACCATTTTGATATTTACAGTCGCCCATCGGAAACCACGGTTTATTTTCCGGGTAGTAATAAGCCCTACGTGTCTTCTGTGCAATATGACAATTTCGGCCGTCCATATCGTCAATATGATGCATTGGATAATCTTATACGTGACAGCAACGGTCGTGAGACTCCAAGCGGTATACAGACCCACTACAACACAAATGGGTATGCATTTAAGACAACAGATATAGCGACAGGTAGAGCATTAAGTACCACGCTCAAAACCAATGTTTTAGGTCAGGTTACCGAAGAGTTACGTGGTAACGGGTTGCGAAGTATTAGTACTTATGACATTAAAACCGGGTTGCTCACCAATCAAAAGACACTTAATGCGCTGAATTTGACTAACGTCCAAAATAATGTGTACGGGTGGGATACTGTAGGTAACCTGAGATATCGTCAAAACCTGAGTGGGAAAACCGCAACACCTGCTGCAGGCAACTCTTCAATGTCGAGCTATTCGCAGTCAGAAAGTTTTTGTTATGACGGATTGAACCGACTGATTAAAACCAATGCGGGTACAACTAGCACTTCTATGTGTGCATCACTGGCGCTATCTGCGCAGGATCTGCGTTACGACGGTCATGGCAACATCAAGTATAAAAAAGATGTCGGAGATTATAGTTATGACAGTGGAACTACAGCGGGTCCCCATGCCGTAACCTTGGCTGGAGGGAAAAGTTATGCCTATGATGCAAATGGAAATAATATATCAGGTGATGGAAGGGAGCTCGAATACACTAGCTATGACATGGTTAGCAAAATAACGAAGGGCTTTAATAGTACCGAGTTTAAATACGGCCCTGATCGTACCCGTTGGCAGCGTAATGATTTTCGTGGTTCGACAATTATTACGACTTATATTGGTAATGTAGAGAGGATTCAGGTTGCAACCAATGTAGTGGAATGGAAGCGTAATGTTGCTGGTGTTGTGTATAGCTATCGTACCGATAACAACAATCAGCTTTTGGCAAATGATGCTCGTTATATTTATACCGATCATTTGGGGTCCGTGGATCTTATTACTGATGCTGCCGGTGAGGTAGGCGGTCAGTACAGTAAAATCTCGCATGCCATGAGTTTCGATGCCTGGGGAGCAAGGCGAAACTTTACCCAATGGAATGACGCGAATTTTACATTTGCCTTATCGGCAGTTACGGTTCCAGGTTTTGAACCTATTACCCGTCGCGGTTATACCGGCCATGAAATGGTGGATGATATGGGTATCATTCACATGAATGGTCGCATCTACGATTCAAAATTAGGTCGGTTCTTACAGGCAGATCCGTTTATTCAAGCGGCGACTAATACGCAGAGTTTCAACCGCTATAGTTATTTATTAAATAACCCGTTAAATGCAACTGATCCGAGCGGGTATTTCCTGAAGAAGTTGTGGAATAAAATCCGGCCTTTTGTGGGCGCAATCGTTGGAGTGATATTGACTGTATATTGCCCTCCTTGTACCGCTAGTATTTGGGGGGCGATGGGGGCTGGTGCAGCAGCAGGCGCAGCAGGTGCTGCCGCAAATGGCGGTAATATTTTAAAAGGCGCATTCACTGGGGCGATAAGTGCAGCAGCTTTTTATGGGGTGGGCAGCGCTTTCCAGGGGGTTGAAGGTAGCGGTAACTTCTTGGGGAGTGGTCTCAAAGCAGGGGCTTTTGCAGGTAAAGTAATTGCACATGGAATGGTGGGTGGCGTTATGTCGGTGCTACAGGGTGGTAAGTTTGGTCATGGTTTTGCGTCCGCAGGTGTAACCCAAGCCTTTTCTGGTGCTATAGATGGTATTGGTGGCAATAAAATGAGTTCTGCATATTACGAAGGTGGTAATCGAGCTCTTAGAATTGCTGCAGCTGCGACAGTTGGCGGAACTACTTCTGTTATTACTGGTGGAAAGTTTGCGAATGGTGCAATTACGGGGGCATTTTCTAGGGCGTTTAATGATGAGGCGCATCATAGGAAATATGAGGAGCAGCAACGAGCAAGAATGGAAGCTTTTTATAAAAAACATCCGTCACCTAGTTTCTGGAAGGTGTTATCTGAAGAGGCTCCTGTTGTTTTGAAGGAGTGGGGGACGGAGTCTGGTCAAGTTGCTGGTGAAATGAGTAGGTTGTCGGGACATGCAGCTGGTGTAGCACTTATAGCTGGACAGCCTGAAATCGCGGGACCATTAGGGTTGTTTTCCTCCGTGACGGGCGCATTTTCTGTTGGTATGGGGCTGCTCTACGGTGATCCTTTAGCAGCAGTGGATAGTGCGGGGGGCTTGATGTTAGGAGAGGGCAATCGATTTGCAAGGGAGAATTTTGTAAAAATGTTGCCTGCACCGGCTAAGGCTCCAGTAAATATTTTTATGGTTTCTGCTGATGTGGGTATTCAGGAAATTTTGTATCAATCCGGAAAATAG
- a CDS encoding glycosyltransferase family 2 protein, protein MTTQIPSLAIVIPCYNEEEMLPKTLTTMLSLRDGMISRGKINTASKIYLVDDGSKDKTWQILSSEAANNPALVAVKLSRNKGHQNALYAGLCTTTEDITVSIDADLQDDPQNIEAMVDEYLKGNDVVYGVRSARHTDTFFKRFTAEGYYHLMKKMGVDLVFNHADFRLLSRRALESLKEYDESNLFLRGIVREVGYPSSVVEYERQAREAGESKYPLKKMLSFAWKGITAFSTAPLRMITILGLLSGFASFSLIAWVLIIRFFTDNATPGWASVLLPLLFIGSVQLLCLGVIGEYLSKIYEEVKRRPKFHISEVIKNSGDINS, encoded by the coding sequence ATGACAACACAAATTCCATCGCTGGCAATTGTCATCCCCTGTTACAACGAAGAGGAAATGCTACCCAAAACCCTGACAACCATGCTATCACTGCGCGATGGAATGATTAGCCGGGGGAAAATAAATACAGCCTCAAAAATTTATTTGGTCGACGATGGCAGCAAAGATAAAACCTGGCAAATCCTTTCCTCAGAAGCCGCCAATAACCCCGCATTGGTAGCTGTAAAGCTATCGCGAAATAAAGGCCATCAAAATGCACTCTATGCAGGACTTTGCACTACAACAGAAGATATTACCGTCAGCATAGATGCAGACTTGCAAGACGATCCACAAAATATCGAAGCCATGGTGGACGAATACCTCAAAGGAAATGACGTGGTATACGGCGTACGCTCAGCGCGCCATACCGATACATTTTTCAAGCGTTTTACCGCCGAAGGCTATTATCACCTGATGAAAAAAATGGGCGTGGATCTGGTTTTCAACCACGCAGACTTCCGCTTGCTTTCGCGTCGCGCATTGGAGTCACTGAAAGAGTACGATGAGTCCAACCTTTTTTTACGCGGCATAGTACGCGAAGTTGGTTATCCCTCTTCTGTCGTAGAGTACGAACGTCAGGCTCGCGAAGCAGGCGAAAGCAAATATCCATTGAAAAAAATGCTCTCCTTTGCATGGAAAGGCATTACCGCTTTCTCCACCGCACCGCTACGCATGATTACCATTCTGGGATTGCTCTCAGGTTTCGCCTCATTTTCACTCATTGCCTGGGTATTGATAATTCGCTTTTTTACCGACAATGCCACCCCAGGTTGGGCTTCAGTACTTTTGCCTTTGTTGTTTATTGGCAGCGTGCAACTTTTATGTCTCGGGGTGATTGGTGAGTACCTGTCAAAAATTTATGAAGAAGTAAAAAGAAGGCCGAAATTTCACATCAGTGAAGTTATCAAAAATTCAGGGGATATAAACTCATAA
- a CDS encoding GtrA family protein: MKRFALFVGIGGISSLFQFLLLIIFVETKLLTEVTGSAAGYLLSSLFNYWANYRFTFKSTRSHAQAFPRFVVAVGIGLSCNTLIFATFLWLFDNYLPIPWMENYLAAQFIATGITVFINFAVQKIWIYRNH; encoded by the coding sequence ATGAAACGTTTTGCCTTATTTGTTGGGATTGGAGGCATTTCCAGCCTTTTCCAGTTTCTCCTGCTCATTATTTTTGTTGAGACGAAACTATTAACTGAGGTGACAGGATCTGCCGCAGGTTATTTACTTTCCTCGCTATTCAACTATTGGGCAAACTACCGCTTCACATTCAAAAGTACTCGCAGCCATGCACAAGCCTTTCCTCGCTTTGTTGTCGCCGTGGGAATTGGCCTGTCATGTAATACCCTGATATTCGCCACCTTTTTATGGTTATTTGATAATTACCTACCTATTCCTTGGATGGAGAATTATCTGGCTGCACAATTTATAGCGACGGGCATCACTGTATTCATTAACTTTGCGGTTCAAAAAATCTGGATTTACAGGAATCACTAA
- a CDS encoding 4-diphosphocytidyl-2C-methyl-D-erythritol kinase translates to MEYLDINHAEWQRMWDDLASYQLNEGDPLCVNDGHCWEYMGSTAHHHHLRHACHPLTNKPEYIYIERAGAALRWA, encoded by the coding sequence ATGGAATACCTTGATATTAACCATGCCGAATGGCAAAGAATGTGGGATGACCTTGCCAGCTACCAGCTCAATGAAGGTGATCCTCTGTGTGTGAATGATGGCCACTGCTGGGAATATATGGGCTCTACCGCGCATCACCATCACTTACGCCACGCCTGTCATCCTCTGACCAACAAGCCTGAGTACATCTACATCGAACGCGCCGGCGCTGCGCTGCGCTGGGCATAA
- a CDS encoding MerR family transcriptional regulator: protein MNIGQAAQACGLPSKTIRFYEELGLVVPERQATNGYRIYSMSDIEKLRFLQRARAVGFGLDECRQLLAFYQDEAQRGVAARECLSGYLHRLDQQFIALNSMRSSLQSMIDQCVTDQAAIAAPAGAESLSSLMAFTLIDSGRG, encoded by the coding sequence ATGAATATCGGGCAGGCGGCGCAGGCTTGTGGTTTACCCAGTAAGACAATTCGATTCTACGAGGAACTTGGGTTAGTGGTGCCCGAGCGGCAGGCTACAAATGGCTATCGAATTTATTCCATGTCTGATATTGAAAAGCTGCGTTTTTTACAGCGTGCTCGTGCAGTTGGTTTTGGTCTTGATGAGTGTCGGCAACTATTGGCGTTTTATCAGGATGAGGCGCAGCGCGGGGTGGCGGCTCGTGAATGCTTGAGCGGGTATTTGCATCGTTTGGATCAGCAATTTATTGCGTTGAATTCAATGCGCTCCAGTTTGCAGTCGATGATTGATCAATGTGTGACTGATCAGGCAGCTATTGCAGCTCCGGCAGGTGCCGAAAGTTTGTCGTCACTCATGGCGTTTACGCTGATTGATTCAGGGCGCGGTTGA
- the dcd gene encoding dCTP deaminase, with amino-acid sequence MSIKSDKWMRRMAEEHGMIEPFEPGQIRYDAAGQRIISYGTSSYGYDVRCADEFKIFTNVHSTVVDPKNFDEKSFVDIKSDVCIIPPNSFALARTVEYFRIPRSILTVCLGKSTYARCGIIVNVTPLEPEWEGHVTLEFSNTTPLPAKIYANEGVAQMLFFETDEICETSYKDRGGKYQGQRGVTLPRT; translated from the coding sequence ATGAGCATCAAATCCGATAAGTGGATGCGCCGAATGGCAGAAGAGCACGGCATGATTGAGCCGTTTGAGCCGGGACAAATTCGCTACGATGCGGCTGGTCAGCGCATTATATCCTACGGTACTTCCAGCTATGGCTACGATGTTCGCTGTGCTGATGAATTCAAAATTTTTACCAATGTGCATTCCACAGTGGTGGACCCTAAAAACTTTGATGAAAAAAGTTTTGTCGATATTAAAAGCGATGTATGCATTATTCCTCCCAACTCGTTTGCCTTGGCAAGAACGGTGGAGTACTTCCGTATTCCTCGCAGTATTTTGACTGTGTGTTTAGGGAAGTCTACCTATGCGCGCTGCGGTATTATCGTAAACGTCACGCCCCTTGAGCCAGAATGGGAAGGGCATGTGACACTGGAGTTTTCCAATACGACACCGCTACCGGCGAAAATCTATGCCAATGAAGGTGTAGCGCAAATGCTGTTTTTTGAAACCGATGAGATTTGCGAGACCTCATACAAAGACCGTGGTGGTAAGTATCAGGGGCAGCGTGGTGTTACTTTGCCGCGCACCTAG
- the slyD gene encoding peptidylprolyl isomerase: protein MNISENCVASFHYTLTDGSGKVLDSSEGQEPLSYLHGAGNIIPGLEDALEGKKVGDKLNVAVKAAEAYGLRDDSLVQQLPSTMFSGIDNIEVGMEFHAETEQGLQVVTVTHVEGDQVTIDGNHPLAGVDLTFDVEITDIRAATEEELNHGHAHGAGGHHH from the coding sequence ATGAATATCTCTGAAAATTGTGTTGCCAGCTTCCACTACACCCTGACCGACGGCTCAGGCAAGGTGCTCGACTCCTCCGAAGGGCAAGAACCCCTGTCTTACCTGCATGGCGCGGGCAACATCATCCCAGGCCTGGAAGACGCACTGGAAGGAAAAAAAGTTGGCGACAAACTGAATGTGGCAGTTAAAGCAGCAGAAGCCTACGGCCTGCGCGATGACAGCTTGGTACAACAACTGCCATCCACTATGTTTTCAGGCATTGACAATATTGAAGTAGGCATGGAATTCCACGCCGAAACAGAGCAAGGCCTGCAAGTAGTTACTGTGACTCACGTAGAGGGCGATCAAGTTACTATTGACGGCAATCACCCATTAGCAGGCGTGGATTTGACCTTTGACGTAGAAATTACTGACATTCGTGCAGCTACAGAAGAAGAGCTGAACCATGGCCACGCCCACGGTGCAGGCGGACATCACCACTAA